The following coding sequences are from one Musa acuminata AAA Group cultivar baxijiao chromosome BXJ1-6, Cavendish_Baxijiao_AAA, whole genome shotgun sequence window:
- the LOC135581631 gene encoding uncharacterized protein LOC135581631 isoform X2 translates to MGRWRRRVLCPWLLCALVVLFSIHGSKGPYFKRQLVSQRMLLQMRPGLPTTNIKMEIKTLEMLDFQTPALGSYISPSLDLATMVPHIKEKAPPRMHLSEPRTNYAPSPSIVTQGSVLNSPTVLPKSEVLPPTVQAVVPSTQPSAPPDHVAKAEKPRMRPSVQSPAPDVPVLTSISSVGVPDADFHGKAPDNSSPVVATVTQGPVVSPTSFSSPAIHGNRDGMPVAASPKISETSLSNYSHAKVPAVSPSSLTSPAVSWNRHSVPVPAPQMESSSHLSPTNYSQPKGLAVSPSLIPSPNSHSDSHGAPVAAPPKEFSNHGPPDNHLNQKGSPFSPVSSISPVNHERNNGKSVAPPPKYRPKHSIPVNYSHSKGPATSPLTSMSPAIYKSYGVPVAAPPKNPSNHSTRIIYSHQQGPAMSPVAAVSPAIHENHNMPVAGPPEDRSNHSTSVNYSHPKAAPPATSERHGMPVASPPKERSSHISPVNHPHLRGSFPVISPAPHEVEVPSEHTHAPFSSHPQPPTEKVPDSPSPMPVVPSHQFTPGKGKGNPSSAPSPLLPPEPYHPALPARIRPKVHAPPPYAPVPFHSIDSQGTPAPTQSIVAPVTHNRGHVQFPVASPSGPMHSKPMAPKIQPIHALPPPPPSLDCTPPTCYDPLTNSRPGSPCACLLPIKVGLRLSIALFTFFPLVFEFAQEIAFGTFMDQSQVRIMGANAASEEPDKTDVLIDLLPLGDIFENSTVFLVYERFWHKQVFINSSYFGDYEVLYVRYPGLPPSPPTAPGNININDGSYGNDNNPRTIHPLAVDVRRQKEKQNHSLAAVLAISAVIAFILCVGAVWLLLLKCRAGSHLPQTPQALTRPLTKASGIGPTMLGSKQTSASASFSSSMRTYAGSVRTFSLAEMEKATNKFDDLKIIGEGGFGRVYEGTLEDGTRVAIKVLKRDDQEGNREFLAEVEMLSRLHHRNLIKLIGICTEEHNCLVYELVPSGSVESHLHGADKETTLLNWNTRLKIALGAARGLAYLHEDSSPRVIHRDFKSSNILLEDDFTPKVSDFGLARTAMGEGNEYISTRVMGTFGYVAPEYAMTGHLLVKSDVYSYGVVLLELLTGRKPVDMLRPPGQENLVTWARPLLTSRDGLESIIDPSLGNDIPFDSLAKVAAIASMCVQPEVDQRPFMGEVVQALKLVYNEGDDCRVSGIFSPEETSTLDKEPSISGGWDLGSGRVLSESVILNVSARFTRDASGSFHQYSSSGPLRPGSSQQFWHRARGLTSGSASEHGTFDKGLEAGDQWV, encoded by the exons GTCCTTACTTCAAACGACAACTAGTCTCTCAAAGAATGTTGCTACAGATGAGACCTGGCTTGCCAACCACCAATATAAAGATGGAAATTAAGACTTTGGAGATGCTGGATTTTCAAACCCCAGCTTTAG GCTCCTACATATCCCCTTCACTAGACTTAGCAACCATGGTCCCTCATATCAAAGAAAAGGCACCTCCTCGGATGCACCTGTCAGAACCACGCACTAATTATGCACCTAGCCCTTCAATAGTCACCCAAG GATCTGTCCTCAATTCCCCAACCGTGTTGCCTAAGTCTGAGGTTCTACCACCTACCGTCCAAGCAGTAGTACCATCAACGCAGCCCAGTGCACCACCTGATCATGTTGCCAAGGCAGAGAAACCAAGAATGAGGCCTTCCGTGCAAAGTCCAGCTCCTGATGTTCCCGTTTTGACAT CAATTTCTAGTGTAGGAGTGCCTGATGCTGATTTTCATGGAAAAGCACCTGATAATAGTTCTCCGGTCGTGGCAACTGTAACACAAG GACCTGTTGTTTCTCCAACATCATTCAGTTCACCTGCAATTCATGGCAATAGGGATGGCATGCCTGTTGCTGCATCCCCTAAGATTAGTGAAACATCCCTGTCAAATTATTCACATGCAAaag TCCCTGCGGTTTCTCCATCCTCATTAACTTCTCCTGCCGTTAGTTGGAACAGGCATAGCGTACCAGTTCCTGCACCTCAAATGGAATCATCCAGCCACTTATCACCTACAAATTATTCACAACCAAAAG GTTTGGCTGTTTCTCCATCACTTATCCCTTCACCCAACAGCCATAGTGATTCACATGGAGCACCTGTTGCTGCACCTCCGAAAGAGTTTTCCAACCATGGACCCCCAGACAACCATTTAAATCAGAAGG GGTCTCCTTTCTCTCCGGTATCATCTATTTCTCCTGTTAACCATGAGAGAAACAATGGTAAGTCAGTTGCTCCACCTCCAAAGTATCGACCCAAGCACTCAATCCCAGTAAATTATTCCCATTCCAAAG GGCCTGCTACGTCTCCATTAACGAGCATGTCTCCTGCTATCTACAAGAGTTACGGTGTCCCAGTTGCTGCACCTCCCAAAAATCCATCCAACCACTCAACCCGTATAATCTATTCCCATCAACAAG GACCTGCTATGTCCCCGGTAGCAGCAGTATCTCCTGCCATCCATGAGAATCATAATATGCCAGTTGCTGGACCTCCAGAGGATCGATCTAACCATTCAACCTCTGTAAATTACTCTCATCCAAAAG CTGCGCCACCTGCCACCAGCGAGAGGCATGGCATGCCAGTTGCTTCACCTCCCAAGGAGAGATCCAGTCATATTTCTCCTGTAAATCATCCACACCTGAGAG GTTCTTTTCCTGTGATAAGCCCTGCACCACATGAAGTCGAGGTGCCTTCTGAGCATACACATGCTCCTTTTAGTTCTCATCCACAACCTCCGACAGAAAAAGTACCTGATAGTCCTTCACCCATGCCTGTAGTTCCATCTCACCAATTTACACCTGGGAAAGGGAAAGGAAACCCCTCATCTGCTCCATCACCACTGCTTCCTCCCGAACCGTATCATCCTG CACTGCCTGCAAGGATCAGGCCGAAGGTTCATGCTCCACCACCATATGCTCCAG TTCCATTTCATTCAATAGATAGTCAAGGAACGCCTGCACCTACTCAATCAATTGTGGCTCCAGTCACTCATAACAGAG GGCATGTCCAATTTCCTGTGGCTTCTCCTTCTGGACCAATGCATTCAAAACCGATGGCACCAAAGATACAACCTATTCATGCATTACCGCCCCCACCTCCTAGTTTAG ATTGTACCCCACCAACTTGTTATGATCCTTTAACAAATAGCCGCCCAGGATCACCCTGTGCCTGTTTGTTGCCAATAAAAGTTGGACTTCGCCTAAGCATTGCATTGTTCACATTCTTTCCCTTGGTCTTTGAATTTGCTCAAGAAATTGCATTTGGTACATTTATGGATCAAAGTCAAGTGCGCATCATGGGAGCAAATGCTGCCAGTGAGGAGCCTGATAAGACAGATGTCCTCATTGATTTGCTACCACTTGGAGACATATTTGAGAACAGCACAGTGTTCTTAGTTTATGAAAGGTTCTGGCACAAGCAGGTGTTCATAAACTCATCTTATTTTGGGGACTATGAAGTACTGTATGTCCGCTATCCAG GTCTTCCTCCATCACCACCCACAGCACCAGGAAACATAAATATTAATGATGGATCATATGGCAATGACAATAATCCTAGGACAATACATCCACTTGCGGTTGATGTGAGAAggcaaaaagaaaagcaaaatcacaGCTTAGCAGCTGTCCTAGCTATCTCTGCTGTTATAGCTTTCATCTTATGTGTTGGAGCAGTATGGCTTTTGTTACTGAAATGCAGAGCTGGTTCTCATCTTCCACAAACTCCACAGGCTTTAACACGCCCACTCACAAAGGCATCAG GTATTGGCCCCACTATGCTTGGAAGCAAGCAAACATCAGCATCAGCGTCCTTCAGCTCTAGCATGCGAACATATGCAGGATCAGTTAGAACGTTTAGCCTAGCTGAGATGGAAAAGGCGACAAACAAGTTTGACGACTTGAAAATAATCGGTGAAGGTGGTTTTGGACGTGTTTATGAAGGTACTCTGGAAGATGGCACAAGGGTGGCCATAAAGGTTCTTAAGAGAGATGACCAAGAAGGTAACCGAGAATTCTTAGCCGAGGTTGAGATGCTGAGCCGATTGCATCATAGGAATTTAATTAAGTTGATTGGTATATGCACCGAGGAACACAACTGTCTGGTATACGAACTTGTACCATCTGGCAGCGTAGAATCTCATCTACATG GTGCCGACAAGGAAACTACTCTGCTTAATTGGAATACGAGGCTGAAGATTGCACTTGGTGCAGCTCGAGGTCTTGCCTATCTGCATGAAGATTCAAGCCCTCGTGTTATACATCGTGATTTCAAGTCGAGCAACATCTTACTGGAAGATGACTTCACGCCCAAAGTGTCTGATTTTGGCCTAGCAAGAACAGCTATGGGAGAAGGAAATGAGTACATATCCACACGTGTTATGGGAACTTTTGG CTATGTAGCACCTGAATATGCCATGACCGGGCATCTTCTTGTTAAGAGTGATGTCTACAGCTATGGGGTTGTTCTTCTGGAGCTCCTTACAGGAAGGAAACCAGTAGACATGTTACGACCTCCTGGGCAAGAAAATCTAGTCACATGGGCTCGCCCGCTCCTTACAAGTAGGGATGGATTAGAATCAATAATAGATCCATCTCTTGGAAATGACATTCCATTTGACAGTTTGGCGAAGGTAGCAGCAATTGCTTCAATGTGTGTGCAGCCCGAAGTGGACCAACGTCCTTTCATGGGTGAAGTAGTACAAGCCTTGAAATTAGTATACAACGAGGGAGATGACTGCAGAGTATCGGGAATCTTTAGCCCGGAGGAGACATCCACACTAGACAAGGAGCCAAGTATCAGCGGAGGGTGGGACTTGGGGTCAGGTAGAGTGCTCTCAGAATCTGTGATACTTAATGTATCAGCAAGATTTACGAGGGATGCGTCTGGTTCTTTTCATCAGTATTCCAGCTCAGGCCCTCTGAGACCAGGTAGCAGCCAACAGTTTTGGCATCGAGCGAGAGGCTTGACATCAGGAAGCGCAAGTGAGCATGGAACTTTTGACAAAGGATTGGAGGCTGGTGACCAGTGGGTGTAG
- the LOC135581631 gene encoding uncharacterized protein LOC135581631 isoform X1 — MGRWRRRVLCPWLLCALVVLFSIHGSKGPYFKRQLVSQRMLLQMRPGLPTTNIKMEIKTLEMLDFQTPALGSYISPSLDLATMVPHIKEKAPPRMHLSEPRTNYAPSPSIVTQGSVLNSPTVLPKSEVLPPTVQAVVPSTQPSAPPDHVAKAEKPRMRPSVQSPAPDVPVLTSISSVGVPDADFHGKAPDNSSPVVATVTQGPVVSPTSFSSPAIHGNRDGMPVAASPKISETSLSNYSHAKVPAVSPSSLTSPAVSWNRHSVPVPAPQMESSSHLSPTNYSQPKGLAVSPSLIPSPNSHSDSHGAPVAAPPKEFSNHGPPDNHLNQKGSPFSPVSSISPVNHERNNGKSVAPPPKYRPKHSIPVNYSHSKGPATSPLTSMSPAIYKSYGVPVAAPPKNPSNHSTRIIYSHQQGPAMSPVAAVSPAIHENHNMPVAGPPEDRSNHSTSVNYSHPKVPAMSPLTAAPPATSERHGMPVASPPKERSSHISPVNHPHLRGSFPVISPAPHEVEVPSEHTHAPFSSHPQPPTEKVPDSPSPMPVVPSHQFTPGKGKGNPSSAPSPLLPPEPYHPALPARIRPKVHAPPPYAPVPFHSIDSQGTPAPTQSIVAPVTHNRGHVQFPVASPSGPMHSKPMAPKIQPIHALPPPPPSLDCTPPTCYDPLTNSRPGSPCACLLPIKVGLRLSIALFTFFPLVFEFAQEIAFGTFMDQSQVRIMGANAASEEPDKTDVLIDLLPLGDIFENSTVFLVYERFWHKQVFINSSYFGDYEVLYVRYPGLPPSPPTAPGNININDGSYGNDNNPRTIHPLAVDVRRQKEKQNHSLAAVLAISAVIAFILCVGAVWLLLLKCRAGSHLPQTPQALTRPLTKASGIGPTMLGSKQTSASASFSSSMRTYAGSVRTFSLAEMEKATNKFDDLKIIGEGGFGRVYEGTLEDGTRVAIKVLKRDDQEGNREFLAEVEMLSRLHHRNLIKLIGICTEEHNCLVYELVPSGSVESHLHGADKETTLLNWNTRLKIALGAARGLAYLHEDSSPRVIHRDFKSSNILLEDDFTPKVSDFGLARTAMGEGNEYISTRVMGTFGYVAPEYAMTGHLLVKSDVYSYGVVLLELLTGRKPVDMLRPPGQENLVTWARPLLTSRDGLESIIDPSLGNDIPFDSLAKVAAIASMCVQPEVDQRPFMGEVVQALKLVYNEGDDCRVSGIFSPEETSTLDKEPSISGGWDLGSGRVLSESVILNVSARFTRDASGSFHQYSSSGPLRPGSSQQFWHRARGLTSGSASEHGTFDKGLEAGDQWV; from the exons GTCCTTACTTCAAACGACAACTAGTCTCTCAAAGAATGTTGCTACAGATGAGACCTGGCTTGCCAACCACCAATATAAAGATGGAAATTAAGACTTTGGAGATGCTGGATTTTCAAACCCCAGCTTTAG GCTCCTACATATCCCCTTCACTAGACTTAGCAACCATGGTCCCTCATATCAAAGAAAAGGCACCTCCTCGGATGCACCTGTCAGAACCACGCACTAATTATGCACCTAGCCCTTCAATAGTCACCCAAG GATCTGTCCTCAATTCCCCAACCGTGTTGCCTAAGTCTGAGGTTCTACCACCTACCGTCCAAGCAGTAGTACCATCAACGCAGCCCAGTGCACCACCTGATCATGTTGCCAAGGCAGAGAAACCAAGAATGAGGCCTTCCGTGCAAAGTCCAGCTCCTGATGTTCCCGTTTTGACAT CAATTTCTAGTGTAGGAGTGCCTGATGCTGATTTTCATGGAAAAGCACCTGATAATAGTTCTCCGGTCGTGGCAACTGTAACACAAG GACCTGTTGTTTCTCCAACATCATTCAGTTCACCTGCAATTCATGGCAATAGGGATGGCATGCCTGTTGCTGCATCCCCTAAGATTAGTGAAACATCCCTGTCAAATTATTCACATGCAAaag TCCCTGCGGTTTCTCCATCCTCATTAACTTCTCCTGCCGTTAGTTGGAACAGGCATAGCGTACCAGTTCCTGCACCTCAAATGGAATCATCCAGCCACTTATCACCTACAAATTATTCACAACCAAAAG GTTTGGCTGTTTCTCCATCACTTATCCCTTCACCCAACAGCCATAGTGATTCACATGGAGCACCTGTTGCTGCACCTCCGAAAGAGTTTTCCAACCATGGACCCCCAGACAACCATTTAAATCAGAAGG GGTCTCCTTTCTCTCCGGTATCATCTATTTCTCCTGTTAACCATGAGAGAAACAATGGTAAGTCAGTTGCTCCACCTCCAAAGTATCGACCCAAGCACTCAATCCCAGTAAATTATTCCCATTCCAAAG GGCCTGCTACGTCTCCATTAACGAGCATGTCTCCTGCTATCTACAAGAGTTACGGTGTCCCAGTTGCTGCACCTCCCAAAAATCCATCCAACCACTCAACCCGTATAATCTATTCCCATCAACAAG GACCTGCTATGTCCCCGGTAGCAGCAGTATCTCCTGCCATCCATGAGAATCATAATATGCCAGTTGCTGGACCTCCAGAGGATCGATCTAACCATTCAACCTCTGTAAATTACTCTCATCCAAAAG TGCCTGCTATGTCTCCATTGACAGCTGCGCCACCTGCCACCAGCGAGAGGCATGGCATGCCAGTTGCTTCACCTCCCAAGGAGAGATCCAGTCATATTTCTCCTGTAAATCATCCACACCTGAGAG GTTCTTTTCCTGTGATAAGCCCTGCACCACATGAAGTCGAGGTGCCTTCTGAGCATACACATGCTCCTTTTAGTTCTCATCCACAACCTCCGACAGAAAAAGTACCTGATAGTCCTTCACCCATGCCTGTAGTTCCATCTCACCAATTTACACCTGGGAAAGGGAAAGGAAACCCCTCATCTGCTCCATCACCACTGCTTCCTCCCGAACCGTATCATCCTG CACTGCCTGCAAGGATCAGGCCGAAGGTTCATGCTCCACCACCATATGCTCCAG TTCCATTTCATTCAATAGATAGTCAAGGAACGCCTGCACCTACTCAATCAATTGTGGCTCCAGTCACTCATAACAGAG GGCATGTCCAATTTCCTGTGGCTTCTCCTTCTGGACCAATGCATTCAAAACCGATGGCACCAAAGATACAACCTATTCATGCATTACCGCCCCCACCTCCTAGTTTAG ATTGTACCCCACCAACTTGTTATGATCCTTTAACAAATAGCCGCCCAGGATCACCCTGTGCCTGTTTGTTGCCAATAAAAGTTGGACTTCGCCTAAGCATTGCATTGTTCACATTCTTTCCCTTGGTCTTTGAATTTGCTCAAGAAATTGCATTTGGTACATTTATGGATCAAAGTCAAGTGCGCATCATGGGAGCAAATGCTGCCAGTGAGGAGCCTGATAAGACAGATGTCCTCATTGATTTGCTACCACTTGGAGACATATTTGAGAACAGCACAGTGTTCTTAGTTTATGAAAGGTTCTGGCACAAGCAGGTGTTCATAAACTCATCTTATTTTGGGGACTATGAAGTACTGTATGTCCGCTATCCAG GTCTTCCTCCATCACCACCCACAGCACCAGGAAACATAAATATTAATGATGGATCATATGGCAATGACAATAATCCTAGGACAATACATCCACTTGCGGTTGATGTGAGAAggcaaaaagaaaagcaaaatcacaGCTTAGCAGCTGTCCTAGCTATCTCTGCTGTTATAGCTTTCATCTTATGTGTTGGAGCAGTATGGCTTTTGTTACTGAAATGCAGAGCTGGTTCTCATCTTCCACAAACTCCACAGGCTTTAACACGCCCACTCACAAAGGCATCAG GTATTGGCCCCACTATGCTTGGAAGCAAGCAAACATCAGCATCAGCGTCCTTCAGCTCTAGCATGCGAACATATGCAGGATCAGTTAGAACGTTTAGCCTAGCTGAGATGGAAAAGGCGACAAACAAGTTTGACGACTTGAAAATAATCGGTGAAGGTGGTTTTGGACGTGTTTATGAAGGTACTCTGGAAGATGGCACAAGGGTGGCCATAAAGGTTCTTAAGAGAGATGACCAAGAAGGTAACCGAGAATTCTTAGCCGAGGTTGAGATGCTGAGCCGATTGCATCATAGGAATTTAATTAAGTTGATTGGTATATGCACCGAGGAACACAACTGTCTGGTATACGAACTTGTACCATCTGGCAGCGTAGAATCTCATCTACATG GTGCCGACAAGGAAACTACTCTGCTTAATTGGAATACGAGGCTGAAGATTGCACTTGGTGCAGCTCGAGGTCTTGCCTATCTGCATGAAGATTCAAGCCCTCGTGTTATACATCGTGATTTCAAGTCGAGCAACATCTTACTGGAAGATGACTTCACGCCCAAAGTGTCTGATTTTGGCCTAGCAAGAACAGCTATGGGAGAAGGAAATGAGTACATATCCACACGTGTTATGGGAACTTTTGG CTATGTAGCACCTGAATATGCCATGACCGGGCATCTTCTTGTTAAGAGTGATGTCTACAGCTATGGGGTTGTTCTTCTGGAGCTCCTTACAGGAAGGAAACCAGTAGACATGTTACGACCTCCTGGGCAAGAAAATCTAGTCACATGGGCTCGCCCGCTCCTTACAAGTAGGGATGGATTAGAATCAATAATAGATCCATCTCTTGGAAATGACATTCCATTTGACAGTTTGGCGAAGGTAGCAGCAATTGCTTCAATGTGTGTGCAGCCCGAAGTGGACCAACGTCCTTTCATGGGTGAAGTAGTACAAGCCTTGAAATTAGTATACAACGAGGGAGATGACTGCAGAGTATCGGGAATCTTTAGCCCGGAGGAGACATCCACACTAGACAAGGAGCCAAGTATCAGCGGAGGGTGGGACTTGGGGTCAGGTAGAGTGCTCTCAGAATCTGTGATACTTAATGTATCAGCAAGATTTACGAGGGATGCGTCTGGTTCTTTTCATCAGTATTCCAGCTCAGGCCCTCTGAGACCAGGTAGCAGCCAACAGTTTTGGCATCGAGCGAGAGGCTTGACATCAGGAAGCGCAAGTGAGCATGGAACTTTTGACAAAGGATTGGAGGCTGGTGACCAGTGGGTGTAG
- the LOC135581631 gene encoding uncharacterized protein LOC135581631 isoform X3 — MGRWRRRVLCPWLLCALVVLFSIHGSKGPYFKRQLVSQRMLLQMRPGLPTTNIKMEIKTLEMLDFQTPALGSYISPSLDLATMVPHIKEKAPPRMHLSEPRTNYAPSPSIVTQGSVLNSPTVLPKSEVLPPTVQAVVPSTQPSAPPDHVAKAEKPRMRPSVQSPAPDVPVLTSISSVGVPDADFHGKAPDNSSPVVATVTQGPVVSPTSFSSPAIHGNRDGMPVAASPKISETSLSNYSHAKVPAVSPSSLTSPAVSWNRHSVPVPAPQMESSSHLSPTNYSQPKGLAVSPSLIPSPNSHSDSHGAPVAAPPKEFSNHGPPDNHLNQKGSPFSPVSSISPVNHERNNGKSVAPPPKYRPKHSIPVNYSHSKGPATSPLTSMSPAIYKSYGVPVAAPPKNPSNHSTRIIYSHQQGPAMSPVAAVSPAIHENHNMPVAGPPEDRSNHSTSVNYSHPKVPAMSPLTAAPPATSERHGMPVASPPKERSSHISPVNHPHLRGSFPVISPAPHEVEVPSEHTHAPFSSHPQPPTEKVPDSPSPMPVVPSHQFTPGKGKGNPSSAPSPLLPPEPYHPALPARIRPKVHAPPPYAPVPFHSIDSQGTPAPTQSIVAPVTHNRGHVQFPVASPSGPMHSKPMAPKIQPIHALPPPPPSLDCTPPTCYDPLTNSRPGSPCACLLPIKVGLRLSIALFTFFPLVFEFAQEIAFGTFMDQSQVRIMGANAASEEPDKTDVLIDLLPLGDIFENSTVFLVYERFWHKQVFINSSYFGDYEVLYVRYPGLPPSPPTAPGNININDGSYGNDNNPRTIHPLAVDVRRQKEKQNHSLAAVLAISAVIAFILCVGAVWLLLLKCRAGSHLPQTPQALTRPLTKASGADKETTLLNWNTRLKIALGAARGLAYLHEDSSPRVIHRDFKSSNILLEDDFTPKVSDFGLARTAMGEGNEYISTRVMGTFGYVAPEYAMTGHLLVKSDVYSYGVVLLELLTGRKPVDMLRPPGQENLVTWARPLLTSRDGLESIIDPSLGNDIPFDSLAKVAAIASMCVQPEVDQRPFMGEVVQALKLVYNEGDDCRVSGIFSPEETSTLDKEPSISGGWDLGSGRVLSESVILNVSARFTRDASGSFHQYSSSGPLRPGSSQQFWHRARGLTSGSASEHGTFDKGLEAGDQWV; from the exons GTCCTTACTTCAAACGACAACTAGTCTCTCAAAGAATGTTGCTACAGATGAGACCTGGCTTGCCAACCACCAATATAAAGATGGAAATTAAGACTTTGGAGATGCTGGATTTTCAAACCCCAGCTTTAG GCTCCTACATATCCCCTTCACTAGACTTAGCAACCATGGTCCCTCATATCAAAGAAAAGGCACCTCCTCGGATGCACCTGTCAGAACCACGCACTAATTATGCACCTAGCCCTTCAATAGTCACCCAAG GATCTGTCCTCAATTCCCCAACCGTGTTGCCTAAGTCTGAGGTTCTACCACCTACCGTCCAAGCAGTAGTACCATCAACGCAGCCCAGTGCACCACCTGATCATGTTGCCAAGGCAGAGAAACCAAGAATGAGGCCTTCCGTGCAAAGTCCAGCTCCTGATGTTCCCGTTTTGACAT CAATTTCTAGTGTAGGAGTGCCTGATGCTGATTTTCATGGAAAAGCACCTGATAATAGTTCTCCGGTCGTGGCAACTGTAACACAAG GACCTGTTGTTTCTCCAACATCATTCAGTTCACCTGCAATTCATGGCAATAGGGATGGCATGCCTGTTGCTGCATCCCCTAAGATTAGTGAAACATCCCTGTCAAATTATTCACATGCAAaag TCCCTGCGGTTTCTCCATCCTCATTAACTTCTCCTGCCGTTAGTTGGAACAGGCATAGCGTACCAGTTCCTGCACCTCAAATGGAATCATCCAGCCACTTATCACCTACAAATTATTCACAACCAAAAG GTTTGGCTGTTTCTCCATCACTTATCCCTTCACCCAACAGCCATAGTGATTCACATGGAGCACCTGTTGCTGCACCTCCGAAAGAGTTTTCCAACCATGGACCCCCAGACAACCATTTAAATCAGAAGG GGTCTCCTTTCTCTCCGGTATCATCTATTTCTCCTGTTAACCATGAGAGAAACAATGGTAAGTCAGTTGCTCCACCTCCAAAGTATCGACCCAAGCACTCAATCCCAGTAAATTATTCCCATTCCAAAG GGCCTGCTACGTCTCCATTAACGAGCATGTCTCCTGCTATCTACAAGAGTTACGGTGTCCCAGTTGCTGCACCTCCCAAAAATCCATCCAACCACTCAACCCGTATAATCTATTCCCATCAACAAG GACCTGCTATGTCCCCGGTAGCAGCAGTATCTCCTGCCATCCATGAGAATCATAATATGCCAGTTGCTGGACCTCCAGAGGATCGATCTAACCATTCAACCTCTGTAAATTACTCTCATCCAAAAG TGCCTGCTATGTCTCCATTGACAGCTGCGCCACCTGCCACCAGCGAGAGGCATGGCATGCCAGTTGCTTCACCTCCCAAGGAGAGATCCAGTCATATTTCTCCTGTAAATCATCCACACCTGAGAG GTTCTTTTCCTGTGATAAGCCCTGCACCACATGAAGTCGAGGTGCCTTCTGAGCATACACATGCTCCTTTTAGTTCTCATCCACAACCTCCGACAGAAAAAGTACCTGATAGTCCTTCACCCATGCCTGTAGTTCCATCTCACCAATTTACACCTGGGAAAGGGAAAGGAAACCCCTCATCTGCTCCATCACCACTGCTTCCTCCCGAACCGTATCATCCTG CACTGCCTGCAAGGATCAGGCCGAAGGTTCATGCTCCACCACCATATGCTCCAG TTCCATTTCATTCAATAGATAGTCAAGGAACGCCTGCACCTACTCAATCAATTGTGGCTCCAGTCACTCATAACAGAG GGCATGTCCAATTTCCTGTGGCTTCTCCTTCTGGACCAATGCATTCAAAACCGATGGCACCAAAGATACAACCTATTCATGCATTACCGCCCCCACCTCCTAGTTTAG ATTGTACCCCACCAACTTGTTATGATCCTTTAACAAATAGCCGCCCAGGATCACCCTGTGCCTGTTTGTTGCCAATAAAAGTTGGACTTCGCCTAAGCATTGCATTGTTCACATTCTTTCCCTTGGTCTTTGAATTTGCTCAAGAAATTGCATTTGGTACATTTATGGATCAAAGTCAAGTGCGCATCATGGGAGCAAATGCTGCCAGTGAGGAGCCTGATAAGACAGATGTCCTCATTGATTTGCTACCACTTGGAGACATATTTGAGAACAGCACAGTGTTCTTAGTTTATGAAAGGTTCTGGCACAAGCAGGTGTTCATAAACTCATCTTATTTTGGGGACTATGAAGTACTGTATGTCCGCTATCCAG GTCTTCCTCCATCACCACCCACAGCACCAGGAAACATAAATATTAATGATGGATCATATGGCAATGACAATAATCCTAGGACAATACATCCACTTGCGGTTGATGTGAGAAggcaaaaagaaaagcaaaatcacaGCTTAGCAGCTGTCCTAGCTATCTCTGCTGTTATAGCTTTCATCTTATGTGTTGGAGCAGTATGGCTTTTGTTACTGAAATGCAGAGCTGGTTCTCATCTTCCACAAACTCCACAGGCTTTAACACGCCCACTCACAAAGGCATCAG GTGCCGACAAGGAAACTACTCTGCTTAATTGGAATACGAGGCTGAAGATTGCACTTGGTGCAGCTCGAGGTCTTGCCTATCTGCATGAAGATTCAAGCCCTCGTGTTATACATCGTGATTTCAAGTCGAGCAACATCTTACTGGAAGATGACTTCACGCCCAAAGTGTCTGATTTTGGCCTAGCAAGAACAGCTATGGGAGAAGGAAATGAGTACATATCCACACGTGTTATGGGAACTTTTGG CTATGTAGCACCTGAATATGCCATGACCGGGCATCTTCTTGTTAAGAGTGATGTCTACAGCTATGGGGTTGTTCTTCTGGAGCTCCTTACAGGAAGGAAACCAGTAGACATGTTACGACCTCCTGGGCAAGAAAATCTAGTCACATGGGCTCGCCCGCTCCTTACAAGTAGGGATGGATTAGAATCAATAATAGATCCATCTCTTGGAAATGACATTCCATTTGACAGTTTGGCGAAGGTAGCAGCAATTGCTTCAATGTGTGTGCAGCCCGAAGTGGACCAACGTCCTTTCATGGGTGAAGTAGTACAAGCCTTGAAATTAGTATACAACGAGGGAGATGACTGCAGAGTATCGGGAATCTTTAGCCCGGAGGAGACATCCACACTAGACAAGGAGCCAAGTATCAGCGGAGGGTGGGACTTGGGGTCAGGTAGAGTGCTCTCAGAATCTGTGATACTTAATGTATCAGCAAGATTTACGAGGGATGCGTCTGGTTCTTTTCATCAGTATTCCAGCTCAGGCCCTCTGAGACCAGGTAGCAGCCAACAGTTTTGGCATCGAGCGAGAGGCTTGACATCAGGAAGCGCAAGTGAGCATGGAACTTTTGACAAAGGATTGGAGGCTGGTGACCAGTGGGTGTAG